The Vibrio gazogenes DNA segment GAACGCATTGCTAATGACAGTTACCATGCGACGCAGTTGATTCAATATTTTCCTTCTGAGTTACGGCGTAACTATGCTGAGTTACTTCCGACACATCCACTGCGAATCGAAATTATTGCAACAGCGCTGGCGAATCAAATGGTCAATGAAATGGGTTGTAATTTTGTCTCTCGTTTACAGGATGAAACCGGAGCCGGTGTGGTTGAGATTACCAATGCTTATTGTGCGGCTAGAGATATCTATAACCTTGACCATATTATGGAAAAAATTCGGGTGCTAGATAATCAGGCTACCACAGCGGCACAATATGAAGTGCTGGGGGTTGTCCGGCGATTTTTAAGACGTTTGTCCCGTTGGATTCTCCGCAATCATATGGGGAAAAAATCGGTTAATGAACTGATCGAACTTTATAAAGATGATGTGCAGCAAATTGCGACACATTTGAATGAGGTGTTGGTTGGCAGAGAAATCAGTGATCACGATGCGCTTGCTAACCGCTGGATCGGCCAGGGAATCGATGACGATATGGCACATTATGTTTCCCGACTTTCCAGTCTCAATTCTGCATTGGATATTTGTATCGTCGCCCGAGAAAAAGGGATTACAGTTCAGCAAACAGCGAAGCTATATTTCCACCTTGGTGTTCGTTTATCACTGCACTGGTTCTTAGAGCAAATCAATCATCAGGCGGTTGATAATAATTGGCAGGCCTTAGCTCGCGCTGCATTTAGGGAAGATCTCGATTGGCAACAGCGTCAGTTAACATCTCAGGTTCTTTCCTGTGCTTGTCTCGACGATTCATTTGATGAAATCGCGCTACTGGAACAATGGATTGAAGCCAACCAGATGACCTTGCAACGGTGGGAGAATATCCTCAACGAATTTAAAGTCGGGGCTGTTCATGAATTTGCCAAATTCTCAGTGGCACTCAGGGAGCTGACATTATTAAATTTGAATTGTTCGGCAAATGAGTAAATAGATGATAGAGATTTACTTGGCTTTCTAAGCATCGAATAGTGCTAGGGTTATAGATGATCCCCATTAATTTTTTATTAGTGGGGATTTTTTATATCACTTCATATTTGTTATCATCTTCTTCCCGATAAAGGAACTCACACAAAGCTTTCAAATAGTCTAATCTGAAGGTATAAACATATTTTTTGAATGTCAATATTGATGCTAACACTTGATAATGAATAGGATTTTTTATGAATAAGATGGTGGTCCGTGTATTGGGTCTTACTATGATATTGTTTACATCAAAAGTTGTCGTAGCCATGACTACAACAGATCTTTACAAAAAATATCAGGAGCAAACAGATCATAAAGCATTTGCGATTGGTCTGAATAATATATCTGGTGCCTCATGGGGGGCTACGACTCAAGAATCAGCTAGGGATATGGCTCTTAAAACTTGTAAAAAATCAGGTGGTAAGAACTGTAGTATTACTGAAGTTGACGGTAAGCCTTGGTCTTCAAATAGTCCTCAAGACAGTAGGGTAAATATGGTTACAAATTATAACATTATGTCAAATGGTGTTAGCTACATACCGGATTTAATTTTTGCAGCTAGTGGATTCTTTGTAAACAAATACTATATTGTTACAACAAGCGAAGCTGTAGAAAAATGCACAAAAATAAACTTTGAAAGGAATGGGAAATTAATAAATACAATAGTGATACGTGTTGATAAGGTAAATGGTATAGCAGTTTTGAAATCGTCTGAACCTTCAGAAATTAGTGTAAGTATAAGTTCCAAAAGGAAGACAACCCAAGGGGATAGGACTTATGCATATGGTTATGACCTATCGGATCTTATTAACTCACAAATACCTTCCTATCAAGGGAAAATTACCGATGGAATTATCAGCTTAGCTTCTGGCGATTATAACGATATTCGTTATATGAGTATTACAAATAGCCTTAGTAAAGGTAATACTGGTGGTCCTGTTCTTTCAGAAAGCGGTGAAGTGGTTGGATTAGTAACAAGCACAGATAAACAAGTTATTAAGTCGTCGATACTTAGCATTTTTTTAGATGAACAAGGTATTAGCTATAAAGAAGGAAACACTAAAAAATTGAATGTTATTTCACCGTCCTCAATAGCCCGAAGTGCTCAAAAGTACAGTGTACCAATCGTGTGTTTAAATCGAAGTTAGTTCATCATCCTCTTAAGGATTTGATGTGTATCTATGGTTAGTACAGATCACTGCTTGTCATTACGAATTACATTATTAAATTTGAATTGTTCGGCAAATGAGTAAATAATAAGGCCCCGTTTGTACGGGGCTTTTTTCTTTCGGAGGCACAATGCTTTACCGTATCGCCAGAAGTGGCTTTTTCCAACTGGATGCCGAAAAGGCACATGATCTTGCAATTCAAAATTTTAAACGTTTCACAGGCACACCTCTTGATCTCCTTTACCGCCAGCATTTACCGCATCGTCCGGTCGAATGTATGGGCTTGATGTTCAAAAACCCAGTCGGATTAGCGGCGGGGCTGGATAAAAACGGAGAATGTATCGATGCATTTGGTGCCATGGGATTTGGTTTTGTTGAAGTTGGCACGGTAACACCAAAGCCACAGCCCGGGAATGATAAACCTCGACTGTTCCGATTGGTGGAAGCGGGAGGGATTATCAACCGGATGGGATTCAATAACCAAGGTGTTGATCAACTACTCGAGAATGTCAAAAAGTCAAACTATGATGGCGTTCTGGGAATCAATATCGGTAAGAATAAAGATACTCCGATTGAGAAAGGAGCGGATGACTACTTGATCTGTATGGATAAAGTGTATCCATATGCCGGATATATAGCTGTCAATATCTCATCACCCAATACACCGGGACTGCGTTCGTTGCAGTACGGTGAAGCGTTGGATGAACTACTGACGTTATTAAAAGCAAAACAAGCTGAATTAGCGAAGCTGCACGATAAATATGTTCCGCTTGCACTGAAAATCGCACCGGATTTAAGTGATGATGAACTCGAACAGATTTGTCAGTCTCTGCTGCGCAACAATATCGATGGTGTGATTGCAACGAATACGACATTGGATCGTTCAATTGTGGCAGGAATGAAACATGCCAATGAAGCGGGTGGTTTGAGTGGGCGTCCTGTACAACTTCGAAGTACCGAAGTGATTCGCAAATTATATCAGGAATTGGGTGAGCAAATTCCAATCATTGGTGTGGGCGGTATTGACTCTTATGTTGCTGCCAAAGAAAAACTACTGGCAGGTGCTAAATTGGTGCAGGTTTATTCGGGTTTTATTTACCATGGGCCTGGTCTAGTAAGAGACATCGTCAAAAATTTATAGTCATCTGACAATATTGCACTGATTTACATCAAATCAGCCTGAAATTTTCGAGAGGGAATGAGCATTCATTTCCTCTTTTTTTTTCTCTTTTCACTTTTAGAATGATATTGATTCGTTGGTAAACTGCTCTATCAGGGCACGAGTATCATAAATGATCCGTATTGAAAAGAGTTGTAATATGCTGAAACCGAGTGATAAATGGAACT contains these protein-coding regions:
- a CDS encoding trypsin-like peptidase domain-containing protein, yielding MNKMVVRVLGLTMILFTSKVVVAMTTTDLYKKYQEQTDHKAFAIGLNNISGASWGATTQESARDMALKTCKKSGGKNCSITEVDGKPWSSNSPQDSRVNMVTNYNIMSNGVSYIPDLIFAASGFFVNKYYIVTTSEAVEKCTKINFERNGKLINTIVIRVDKVNGIAVLKSSEPSEISVSISSKRKTTQGDRTYAYGYDLSDLINSQIPSYQGKITDGIISLASGDYNDIRYMSITNSLSKGNTGGPVLSESGEVVGLVTSTDKQVIKSSILSIFLDEQGISYKEGNTKKLNVISPSSIARSAQKYSVPIVCLNRS
- the pyrD gene encoding quinone-dependent dihydroorotate dehydrogenase — encoded protein: MLYRIARSGFFQLDAEKAHDLAIQNFKRFTGTPLDLLYRQHLPHRPVECMGLMFKNPVGLAAGLDKNGECIDAFGAMGFGFVEVGTVTPKPQPGNDKPRLFRLVEAGGIINRMGFNNQGVDQLLENVKKSNYDGVLGINIGKNKDTPIEKGADDYLICMDKVYPYAGYIAVNISSPNTPGLRSLQYGEALDELLTLLKAKQAELAKLHDKYVPLALKIAPDLSDDELEQICQSLLRNNIDGVIATNTTLDRSIVAGMKHANEAGGLSGRPVQLRSTEVIRKLYQELGEQIPIIGVGGIDSYVAAKEKLLAGAKLVQVYSGFIYHGPGLVRDIVKNL